The Bradyrhizobium ottawaense genome window below encodes:
- a CDS encoding M48 family metalloprotease, with protein sequence MGRFQAAATPPTVAMPKPKPAVAQTPATEKEHERILASYGGTYDDPRLESLVSKTVDRLVAASDRPDQGYKVTILNSGAVNAFALPNGQLYVTRGLLALASDTSELSSVLSHEMAHVLSKHAAMREDQARQAAIVTRVVTDMSNDPDLTALALAKTKLTMASFSRKQEFEADGIGVGISAKAHFDPYGAARFLSAMERNAELKAGKSSLDPRAQDFTSSHPATPERVQNAQTIARQYTAPEGAERDRETYLAAIDNLVYGEDPSEGFVRGRRFLHPKLGFTFQAPDNFTLDNTAQAVIGVREGGAQAMRFDVVRVPAEQSLGDYLNSGWMEGVEKASTEDITINGFPAASAAAKGDQWQFKVYALRFGSDVYRFIFAARQKSTESERNARETVNSFRRLTLDEIQAARPLRIKVITVQPGDTVESLSHRMAGVDHPAERFRVLNGLDRTAQVKVRDRVKIVAD encoded by the coding sequence ATGGGCCGGTTCCAGGCCGCCGCGACCCCGCCGACCGTTGCGATGCCCAAGCCCAAGCCGGCCGTCGCGCAGACACCCGCCACCGAGAAGGAGCACGAGCGCATCCTGGCGAGCTATGGCGGCACCTATGACGATCCCAGGCTCGAATCACTCGTCAGCAAGACCGTCGACCGGCTGGTCGCTGCGTCCGACCGTCCCGATCAGGGCTACAAGGTCACCATCCTCAATTCCGGCGCCGTGAACGCCTTCGCGCTGCCGAACGGCCAGCTCTATGTCACGCGCGGACTTCTCGCGCTCGCCAGCGACACCTCGGAATTGTCCTCCGTGCTCAGCCACGAGATGGCCCATGTGCTGTCCAAGCACGCCGCGATGCGCGAGGACCAGGCGCGCCAGGCCGCGATCGTCACCCGCGTCGTCACCGACATGAGCAACGACCCCGACCTCACCGCGCTGGCGCTGGCCAAGACCAAGCTCACCATGGCGAGCTTTTCGCGCAAGCAGGAGTTCGAGGCCGACGGCATCGGCGTCGGCATTTCGGCCAAGGCGCATTTCGACCCCTACGGCGCGGCGCGTTTCCTCTCGGCGATGGAACGCAATGCCGAGCTGAAGGCCGGCAAGAGCTCGCTCGATCCGCGCGCGCAGGATTTCACCTCGTCGCATCCGGCGACCCCGGAGCGCGTGCAGAACGCGCAGACCATTGCGCGGCAATATACTGCGCCTGAAGGCGCCGAGCGCGACCGCGAGACCTATCTCGCTGCGATCGACAATCTCGTCTACGGCGAAGACCCCAGCGAAGGTTTCGTCCGCGGCCGCCGCTTCCTGCATCCGAAGCTGGGCTTCACCTTCCAGGCGCCGGACAATTTCACGCTCGACAACACCGCCCAGGCCGTGATCGGCGTGCGCGAGGGCGGCGCACAGGCGATGCGTTTCGACGTGGTGCGGGTGCCGGCCGAGCAGTCGCTCGGCGACTACCTCAATTCCGGCTGGATGGAGGGCGTCGAGAAGGCGTCCACCGAAGACATCACCATCAACGGCTTCCCGGCCGCGTCCGCCGCCGCCAAGGGCGACCAGTGGCAGTTCAAGGTCTATGCGCTGCGCTTCGGCAGCGACGTCTATCGCTTCATCTTCGCGGCCCGGCAGAAGTCGACCGAGAGCGAGCGCAATGCGCGCGAGACCGTCAATTCGTTCCGCCGCCTGACGCTGGACGAGATCCAGGCCGCGCGACCGCTGCGCATCAAGGTCATCACCGTGCAGCCCGGCGACACCGTGGAATCGCTCTCCCACCGCATGGCCGGCGTCGATCATCCCGCCGAGCGTTTTCGCGTGCTGAACGGCCTCGATCGCACCGCGCAGGTGAAGGTGCGCGATCGCGTGAAGATCGTGGCGGATTGA
- a CDS encoding thermonuclease family protein, producing the protein MAQRLHLTVAILLLAGRTASAAPCQFESQGEGRVAAIVDARSVRLDDGREIRLAGIETTATTKQALASLLAGRDVTLRGSDDTPDRYGRQGALVFIGESDTPLQAVLLAQGDAMVSAEITDKDCAAALMTSEAEARRQKKGNWADPSAIKNAESPDDILAGIGRFVVVEGKVLSVRQAGAMTYLNFGRNWTRGFAATISKRTLPAFESAGITIKSLESKRIRVRGWVEGSTGPRIDVRLVGQVELLGANEPTGVRP; encoded by the coding sequence GTGGCGCAACGGCTTCATCTCACCGTCGCAATTCTTCTCCTCGCGGGTCGCACCGCGTCCGCCGCACCGTGCCAATTCGAATCCCAAGGCGAAGGCCGTGTCGCTGCCATCGTCGATGCCCGCAGCGTGCGTCTCGATGACGGCCGCGAAATCCGCCTCGCAGGCATCGAGACGACGGCGACCACGAAGCAGGCGCTGGCTTCGCTGCTCGCCGGCCGCGACGTGACGCTTCGCGGTAGCGACGACACGCCCGACCGCTACGGCCGGCAAGGCGCACTGGTCTTCATCGGCGAAAGCGACACCCCGTTGCAGGCCGTGCTGCTCGCCCAGGGCGACGCCATGGTCTCCGCCGAAATCACGGACAAGGACTGCGCGGCGGCCCTGATGACGTCGGAGGCCGAGGCGCGGCGCCAAAAAAAGGGCAACTGGGCTGACCCGTCGGCCATAAAAAACGCGGAAAGTCCGGACGATATTTTGGCGGGGATCGGGCGCTTTGTGGTGGTCGAGGGTAAAGTCCTGTCGGTCCGGCAAGCTGGGGCAATGACCTACCTCAACTTCGGACGGAACTGGACACGTGGCTTTGCCGCGACTATTTCAAAGCGCACGCTGCCGGCGTTCGAAAGCGCTGGAATCACCATTAAGTCATTGGAAAGTAAGCGTATTCGAGTCCGGGGCTGGGTCGAGGGAAGTACGGGGCCGCGGATCGATGTGCGGCTCGTGGGGCAGGTCGAGTTGCTGGGCGCAAACGAGCCGACAGGGGTAAGGCCTTAA
- a CDS encoding ABC transporter substrate-binding protein has translation MKTVLSGIFAAAFALSASATAQAQDKPPLKIGGILDMSSLYADITGPGSETAAKMAVEDFGGEVLGRKIQVLAADHQNKADLSANIARDMLDNQGVEMIYDVAASATALAAGEIAKARNKIIIFNGPGSIRLTNEACGPYTIHYVFDTYGQANVTGLAAVKSGLDSWFFLTADYAFGQDLEKDTSAVVIKTGGKVLGSVRHPLNTSDFSSFLLQAQASKAKVIGLANAGGDTVNAIKQAAEFGITKGGQKVSPLLAFVTDIDSIGLETAQGLLLAEAFYWDLNDDTRAFSKRFQERVKRPPTSAQAGVYSSVTHYLKAVKAAGTTDAATVMKVMKETPINDFFAKGGKIREDGRMIHDMYLFEVKKPSESKARWDDYKLLATVPGSEAFQSLEQSRCPLVKK, from the coding sequence ATGAAGACTGTTTTGTCGGGCATTTTTGCCGCCGCGTTTGCCCTCAGTGCGAGCGCCACCGCGCAGGCCCAGGACAAGCCACCTCTCAAGATCGGCGGCATCCTCGACATGTCGAGCCTCTATGCCGACATCACCGGTCCCGGCAGCGAGACCGCGGCCAAGATGGCGGTGGAGGATTTCGGCGGCGAGGTGTTGGGCCGCAAGATCCAGGTGCTGGCGGCCGACCATCAAAACAAGGCCGATCTCTCCGCCAACATCGCCCGCGATATGCTCGACAACCAGGGCGTCGAGATGATCTACGACGTCGCGGCTTCCGCCACTGCGCTTGCGGCCGGCGAGATCGCCAAAGCGCGCAACAAGATCATTATCTTCAACGGCCCGGGCTCGATCCGTCTCACCAACGAGGCCTGCGGTCCCTATACCATCCACTACGTGTTCGACACCTACGGCCAGGCCAATGTGACCGGCCTTGCGGCCGTGAAGTCTGGCCTCGACAGCTGGTTCTTCCTCACCGCCGATTACGCCTTCGGCCAGGACCTGGAGAAGGACACCAGTGCCGTCGTCATCAAGACGGGCGGCAAGGTGCTGGGCAGCGTGCGCCACCCGCTCAACACGTCGGATTTCTCCTCGTTCCTGCTCCAGGCCCAGGCCTCCAAGGCCAAGGTGATCGGGCTTGCGAATGCCGGCGGCGACACCGTCAACGCGATCAAGCAGGCGGCCGAGTTCGGCATCACCAAGGGCGGCCAGAAGGTCTCGCCGCTGCTCGCCTTCGTCACCGACATCGACTCGATCGGTCTGGAGACCGCGCAGGGCCTGCTGCTGGCGGAAGCCTTCTACTGGGACCTCAACGACGACACGCGCGCATTCTCGAAGCGCTTTCAGGAGCGCGTGAAGCGGCCGCCGACCTCGGCACAGGCCGGCGTCTACTCCTCCGTCACGCATTACCTGAAGGCGGTGAAGGCGGCCGGCACGACCGATGCAGCGACTGTCATGAAGGTGATGAAGGAGACGCCGATCAACGACTTCTTCGCCAAGGGTGGCAAGATCCGCGAGGACGGCCGCATGATCCACGACATGTACCTGTTCGAGGTGAAGAAGCCGTCGGAATCGAAGGCCCGCTGGGACGACTACAAGCTGCTCGCCACCGTGCCCGGCAGCGAGGCGTTCCAGTCGCTGGAGCAGTCGCGCTGCCCGCTGGTGAAGAAATGA
- a CDS encoding enoyl-CoA hydratase, producing the protein MNDMVLQKLEGGLLTITMNRPERKNALNPEMVAGLVEAARRAADDAEVRAVLLKGAGGSFCVGGDVKSMAAGRAPLPFEQKLANLRRGMEVSRILHQMPKPVVAQLDGAAAGAGLSMALSCDLRIASESCKITTAFAKVGFSGDYGGTYFLTQLLGSARARELYLMSPVLTAKEAHAIGMVTKVVPDAEIDAAAHELALSLAQGPSIALGFIKRNINNAEHLALEDCFDGEAIHHTRCGDTEDHKEAAKAFVEKRKPTFRGA; encoded by the coding sequence ATGAACGACATGGTCCTGCAAAAGCTCGAAGGCGGGCTGCTCACCATCACGATGAACCGGCCGGAGCGGAAGAACGCGCTCAACCCCGAGATGGTGGCCGGGCTGGTCGAAGCGGCACGGCGGGCGGCTGACGATGCGGAGGTGCGCGCGGTGCTGCTCAAGGGCGCTGGTGGCTCGTTCTGCGTCGGCGGCGACGTCAAGTCGATGGCCGCGGGCCGCGCGCCGCTGCCGTTCGAGCAGAAGCTTGCGAATCTGCGCCGCGGCATGGAGGTCTCGCGCATCCTGCACCAGATGCCGAAGCCTGTGGTGGCGCAGCTCGACGGCGCCGCGGCCGGCGCCGGCCTGTCGATGGCGCTGTCCTGCGATCTCCGTATCGCCTCGGAATCCTGCAAGATCACCACGGCCTTTGCCAAGGTCGGCTTCTCCGGCGATTACGGCGGCACCTATTTTCTCACCCAGCTGCTCGGCAGCGCGCGGGCGCGCGAGCTCTATCTGATGTCGCCGGTGCTCACCGCGAAGGAAGCGCATGCGATCGGCATGGTGACCAAGGTCGTGCCCGACGCCGAGATCGACGCCGCGGCCCACGAGCTGGCACTGTCGCTGGCGCAGGGGCCGTCGATCGCGCTCGGCTTCATCAAGCGCAACATCAACAATGCCGAGCATCTGGCGCTGGAGGATTGCTTCGACGGCGAGGCGATCCACCACACCCGCTGCGGCGACACCGAGGACCACAAGGAGGCCGCCAAGGCCTTCGTCGAGAAGCGCAAGCCGACCTTCAGGGGCGCCTGA